From the Priestia koreensis genome, one window contains:
- a CDS encoding dimethylarginine dimethylaminohydrolase family protein — MIKKNEETIACFSEYDALHKVIVCEPDHMRISEVINETQRRYVKDNIDAEVAVQQHRHFISAMQKEGIEVLTLPSFERYPEQVFTRDIGFTLGNTLFISEMGKGIRQGEEQVLMTWLREHGYSYHNLEDYRIEGGDVIIDRDRIFIGVSDRTCSDAIAHLQEQLPAFTVIPIPFNERYLHLDCVFNIISPTEALVFLPALSKKERKLLASYYHLIEVSQEEQFTLGTNVLSIGQQKILSLPVNPGVNAALRERGYHVIEVDITEIIKSGGSFRCCTLPVVRIKS, encoded by the coding sequence ATGATTAAAAAGAACGAAGAAACGATTGCGTGTTTTAGTGAGTACGATGCATTACATAAAGTAATTGTTTGTGAGCCTGATCATATGAGAATTAGTGAAGTTATTAACGAAACGCAGCGTCGTTATGTAAAAGATAATATTGATGCAGAGGTCGCAGTTCAGCAGCATCGCCATTTTATAAGTGCAATGCAAAAAGAAGGGATTGAGGTTCTGACCCTTCCTTCGTTTGAACGCTATCCAGAACAGGTTTTTACCCGTGATATTGGATTTACGCTCGGGAACACGTTATTCATCTCTGAAATGGGGAAAGGAATTCGACAGGGAGAAGAGCAAGTTCTTATGACGTGGCTTAGGGAACATGGATATTCCTATCATAATCTTGAAGATTACCGTATTGAAGGTGGCGACGTCATCATTGACCGAGATCGTATTTTTATCGGTGTAAGTGACCGAACGTGTTCAGATGCAATTGCTCATCTTCAAGAACAGCTCCCAGCGTTCACGGTTATCCCAATACCGTTTAACGAGCGGTATCTCCATCTAGACTGCGTATTCAACATTATTTCACCAACTGAAGCGCTTGTCTTTTTACCAGCGTTATCCAAAAAAGAACGAAAGCTTTTAGCTTCTTATTATCATTTAATTGAAGTAAGTCAAGAGGAACAGTTTACGCTTGGAACGAATGTGCTTTCAATTGGACAGCAAAAAATATTGAGCCTACCGGTTAATCCAGGCGTCAATGCAGCACTTCGTGAAAGAGGCTATCACGTCATTGAAGTAGATATTACCGAAATCATTAAGTCAGGTGGATCATTCCGTTGCTGTACACTGCCCGTTGTGAGAATAAAATCATAA
- a CDS encoding GNAT family N-acetyltransferase yields the protein MEIRNDDLTGIEIAGLLQDHLHSMTLHSPAESIHALDLSQLQQQDVTFWSAWEDGHLLGCGALKELDAFHGEVKSMKTAKEHVRKGVANKMLQHILEEATRRGYAQLSLETGSMEAFLPARTLYQKAGFIECGPFSDYTLDPNSVFMTKKLK from the coding sequence ATGGAAATTCGAAACGATGATTTAACCGGAATAGAAATTGCGGGGCTCCTACAAGATCACTTACATAGTATGACGCTTCATTCACCTGCTGAGAGCATTCATGCGCTCGATCTTAGTCAGCTTCAGCAACAAGACGTTACGTTTTGGAGTGCTTGGGAAGATGGTCATTTACTAGGATGCGGTGCTTTAAAAGAGCTAGATGCTTTTCATGGTGAAGTAAAGTCTATGAAAACGGCGAAAGAGCATGTACGAAAAGGTGTAGCAAATAAGATGCTTCAACACATTTTAGAGGAAGCAACAAGACGTGGATATGCTCAATTAAGCCTAGAAACAGGCTCTATGGAAGCCTTTCTTCCAGCAAGAACCCTCTATCAAAAAGCAGGGTTCATCGAATGCGGTCCATTTAGTGATTATACACTTGACCCAAATAGCGTCTTTATGACGAAGAAACTAAAATAG
- a CDS encoding sugar phosphate isomerase/epimerase family protein, translated as MNTIPVAVQLYTLRNETEKDFIGTLKNVAEMGYDGVEFAGYGNLQPQEVKKVLDDLGLKAASSHVPLSYIKEKMDELIETQVTIGSKHIVCPYLMPEERTEQHYQELISVLNTAGEKCAKNDITLSYHNHDFELQLLSNGKTALQTILEETNPQWVKAELDVYWLTYAGEDPVAWLKKYDSRTPLVHLKDMTTDGNREFAELGTGGVNLESILSQGAQSMVEWWIVEQDVCKQSPLASVKQSLAYLQQRK; from the coding sequence ATGAATACTATTCCAGTAGCAGTTCAGCTTTATACATTACGAAACGAGACAGAAAAGGATTTTATCGGAACGTTAAAAAACGTCGCCGAAATGGGGTATGATGGCGTTGAGTTTGCAGGGTATGGAAACCTTCAGCCACAAGAAGTAAAAAAGGTGCTAGATGATCTTGGATTAAAGGCTGCTTCGAGTCATGTTCCACTCTCATACATAAAAGAAAAAATGGATGAATTAATTGAAACGCAAGTAACAATTGGAAGCAAACATATCGTTTGTCCGTATTTAATGCCTGAAGAACGCACAGAACAGCATTACCAGGAGCTCATTTCGGTGTTAAATACAGCGGGGGAAAAATGTGCGAAGAACGACATTACGCTTTCTTATCATAACCATGACTTTGAGCTACAGCTTCTTTCAAATGGAAAAACAGCGTTGCAAACAATTTTAGAAGAAACAAATCCGCAGTGGGTAAAAGCAGAGCTGGATGTATACTGGCTCACTTATGCAGGAGAAGATCCGGTAGCATGGCTGAAGAAGTATGACAGCAGAACACCGCTTGTTCATTTAAAAGATATGACAACTGATGGAAACCGTGAATTTGCGGAGCTTGGAACAGGCGGAGTGAATCTTGAATCAATCCTTTCACAAGGGGCACAATCTATGGTAGAGTGGTGGATTGTCGAGCAAGATGTTTGTAAGCAGTCTCCATTAGCGAGTGTGAAGCAAAGTCTTGCTTACTTACAACAAAGAAAGTAG
- a CDS encoding class I SAM-dependent methyltransferase, with the protein MKVEGASIYPFSEQHIEETYLTPSYRIDLRNPVNVAPFMNANVVSDWSQLSWKDVGKPYEVKKMAKSRLNWEAEHSEPMPVKESWKYFNQSFHEWFVKDVPTAIDESKKKFKEKLKRFQLKEVKSAIGDVVQLSLWNYVHRIEDGIWDPRGKRALFEDLDLQKPRILFLGAAEGYEAMQLAAMYPGSEVVLVDYDEYCKTHRFAEFPSTYPFLGGNPATGGLKVWYKDQLNIEYVVEDIRNLSYGREFDVVMSVGLLEHVPDEHKPEILDMHRRFLRPGGYVIMTTPRNQLKSRMYYRVMADVMNHTYRELMDIRQMGLYVYESGLDIVRHGYIKVHNGIIAKER; encoded by the coding sequence ATGAAGGTAGAAGGAGCCAGTATTTATCCGTTTTCCGAGCAGCATATAGAAGAAACCTATTTGACCCCAAGTTATCGCATTGATTTACGCAATCCAGTGAACGTCGCCCCATTTATGAATGCAAATGTGGTCAGTGATTGGTCACAGCTATCATGGAAAGACGTTGGGAAGCCATACGAAGTAAAAAAAATGGCCAAATCTCGTTTGAACTGGGAAGCCGAGCACTCAGAGCCGATGCCGGTGAAAGAATCATGGAAATATTTTAATCAATCGTTTCACGAATGGTTTGTGAAGGATGTGCCGACTGCAATCGATGAATCGAAAAAAAAGTTTAAAGAAAAATTAAAGCGCTTTCAATTAAAAGAAGTGAAGTCTGCCATTGGAGATGTTGTCCAGCTTTCACTCTGGAATTATGTGCACCGCATAGAGGATGGCATTTGGGACCCAAGAGGAAAGCGAGCGTTATTTGAAGATCTGGATCTGCAAAAGCCGCGCATTTTATTTTTAGGTGCAGCCGAAGGATACGAAGCGATGCAACTTGCTGCGATGTATCCAGGAAGCGAAGTCGTTTTGGTTGATTACGATGAATATTGCAAAACCCATCGCTTTGCGGAGTTTCCGAGTACGTATCCATTTTTAGGTGGAAACCCAGCTACGGGTGGCTTGAAGGTATGGTATAAAGATCAGCTAAACATTGAATACGTGGTAGAGGATATTCGCAATTTGTCTTACGGAAGGGAGTTTGACGTGGTCATGAGCGTTGGACTGCTTGAGCACGTTCCGGATGAGCATAAACCCGAAATTCTGGATATGCACCGTCGTTTTTTACGACCTGGTGGCTATGTTATTATGACAACTCCTCGAAATCAGCTTAAATCTCGCATGTATTACCGAGTAATGGCTGATGTGATGAATCATACGTATCGTGAACTGATGGACATTCGCCAAATGGGGTTATACGTCTATGAATCAGGGCTTGATATTGTAAGACATGGTTACATTAAGGTTCACAATGGAATCATAGCGAAGGAGCGCTAG
- a CDS encoding ATP-binding protein: MSEALRLSAEELYEQELNLLKQADTGVRPPGWQMSPRSVKTFITGGVCDGHVITPKYIGNERIVEMAIATLLTDRALLLIGEPGTAKSTLSELLATAIHGDSRKIIQGTAGTTEEQVRYAWNYALLLANGPTKEALVKSPIYRAMEEGSIARFEEISRCSSEVQDALISILSEKSLTIPELGTELSASQGFSIIATANTKDRGVNTMSAALKRRFNILVLPAPQDLETEMNIVRKRVQELSTQFQLQADLPSDEAIERIVTIFRELRSGRTLDQKEKIKPPSGTISTAEAISLLTNSMALASSFGSGQIGYEDLAAGLQGAIVKDEEKDKIVWKEYIENVMKKKGSEWRGLYQACKELNEK; this comes from the coding sequence ATGAGTGAAGCACTGCGCCTTTCGGCAGAGGAGTTATACGAGCAGGAACTAAACCTATTAAAACAAGCAGATACCGGAGTTCGACCGCCGGGGTGGCAAATGTCTCCCCGGTCTGTGAAAACCTTCATTACAGGAGGTGTTTGTGATGGTCATGTCATTACGCCGAAATATATTGGAAACGAGCGCATCGTTGAAATGGCGATTGCGACCCTGCTAACTGATCGTGCGCTGTTACTCATCGGTGAACCGGGTACGGCAAAATCCACGCTGTCTGAGCTTCTGGCAACGGCTATTCACGGAGATTCAAGGAAAATCATTCAAGGAACGGCAGGAACTACAGAGGAACAAGTTCGCTACGCCTGGAACTACGCGCTACTTCTAGCGAACGGTCCCACAAAGGAAGCACTTGTGAAAAGTCCCATTTACCGGGCGATGGAGGAAGGAAGCATTGCGCGTTTTGAAGAGATTTCACGCTGTTCCTCTGAGGTGCAAGATGCGCTTATTTCCATTCTATCGGAAAAAAGCTTAACCATCCCTGAGCTTGGTACAGAGCTATCTGCTTCTCAAGGGTTCTCCATTATTGCCACGGCAAACACGAAGGATCGCGGCGTTAATACGATGTCAGCGGCACTAAAGAGAAGGTTTAATATTCTCGTTTTACCTGCTCCACAAGATTTAGAAACGGAAATGAACATTGTAAGAAAACGAGTTCAGGAACTATCTACTCAATTTCAGCTGCAAGCAGACCTTCCAAGCGATGAAGCAATCGAGCGCATCGTTACTATTTTTCGTGAGCTTCGAAGCGGGAGAACATTGGATCAAAAAGAAAAGATTAAGCCACCAAGCGGTACAATCTCAACTGCAGAAGCAATCTCTCTCTTAACAAACAGCATGGCGCTTGCGTCCAGCTTTGGGAGCGGGCAAATTGGCTATGAAGATCTAGCAGCCGGTCTTCAAGGGGCGATTGTAAAAGATGAAGAAAAAGATAAGATCGTATGGAAAGAATACATTGAAAACGTGATGAAGAAAAAAGGAAGCGAGTGGCGTGGTCTTTATCAAGCTTGTAAAGAGCTGAACGAGAAATGA
- a CDS encoding DUF5682 family protein codes for MKPHIFGIRHLSPASAHHVLHYLNEIKPTAVLIEGPSDATHLIPEIVHPKTKPPIAIMAYTQEVPIQTILYPFAHYSAEYQAMKWAVEEGVHVEFMDLPTDVTIALDKEKPSATKREIKESVFDQVAILANEHDYESFWERSFEHAINSSQFVDSIHLLSTHLRELVGKEDSSFEQGITYIRESFMKKQINRVLKEGHSPERVVVVTGSFHVDALKEEYKEDSLPIPDTAKTNVTLMPYTNYRLSSHSGYGAGNEAPAYFHHMWTYMQENDRKKLPIYYLSSIANELRQGGTFRSAAEVIEGVRLAYALSSFRSEPYPTLKDLRDAATVTMGQGDFSVIAEACAKIEIGNMVGSLPDGVSQTSIQEDFSRQLKRLKLEKYRSTTAQVIELDIRENRRAKKRETAFLDLERSFFFHRLQLLNIGFAKPVVRAQDDATWAEKWEIKWTPTVEIELIEAILQGETIELATAFVFKERLKSCDGVAEAAEMVRLAYQCGMPQVLKEAHDVLQELATDTGNFVDTSQAISDIGYVIRYGDIRQADISPLYPIMTQLFLHATLLLVPSSACNNEFAHEMMGAIQSVHMIALEQFESVDDELWHQKLEEVAERDNLNPLLSGYACAILIERNWLTADWLSREVSRRLSPGIPVDLGTGWFEGLCMRNKYALLSRTFIWEEMDHYISSLDEDEFRRAIVFLRRAFMLFSTSDRSKIAEILGSLWGTDELQTAEHLASPLSEEEESMLDDLNDFDFGDF; via the coding sequence ATGAAGCCACATATTTTTGGAATACGCCATCTGTCGCCGGCGTCTGCTCATCATGTGTTGCACTACTTAAATGAGATCAAGCCAACGGCTGTGCTAATTGAAGGTCCTTCAGATGCGACACATCTCATTCCGGAAATCGTTCATCCAAAAACAAAGCCGCCCATTGCAATTATGGCGTATACACAGGAAGTGCCGATTCAGACCATCCTTTACCCCTTTGCGCACTATTCAGCCGAGTATCAAGCAATGAAATGGGCCGTTGAGGAAGGTGTACACGTTGAGTTTATGGATCTTCCTACTGATGTAACGATTGCGCTCGATAAAGAGAAGCCGTCTGCTACAAAGCGTGAGATCAAAGAATCTGTGTTTGATCAAGTGGCTATCCTAGCAAATGAACATGATTATGAATCTTTTTGGGAGCGTTCGTTTGAACACGCAATAAACTCTTCTCAATTCGTAGACTCGATTCACTTGCTCTCTACGCATCTACGAGAATTAGTAGGGAAGGAGGATTCATCATTTGAACAAGGGATTACGTATATTCGCGAGTCCTTCATGAAAAAACAAATTAACCGTGTTTTAAAGGAAGGACATTCACCAGAACGAGTGGTTGTCGTAACAGGTTCTTTTCATGTTGATGCGCTAAAAGAGGAATATAAAGAAGATTCACTTCCGATACCTGATACAGCTAAAACAAACGTGACGTTAATGCCCTATACAAACTATCGCTTGTCTAGTCACTCGGGATACGGTGCGGGAAACGAAGCGCCCGCCTATTTTCATCACATGTGGACGTACATGCAAGAAAATGATCGAAAAAAACTTCCAATCTATTATTTATCTTCCATCGCAAATGAACTGAGACAAGGCGGAACTTTCCGTTCCGCGGCAGAGGTAATTGAGGGGGTTCGCCTCGCCTATGCGCTCTCATCCTTTCGCTCTGAACCGTATCCAACACTGAAGGATTTACGTGATGCGGCTACTGTGACAATGGGACAAGGAGACTTTTCGGTCATTGCAGAGGCGTGTGCAAAAATAGAGATAGGCAATATGGTTGGTTCACTTCCTGATGGGGTTAGTCAAACATCTATCCAAGAAGATTTTTCGAGGCAGCTAAAGAGATTGAAGCTTGAAAAGTATCGATCAACAACTGCACAGGTGATAGAGCTCGATATAAGGGAAAATCGCCGTGCGAAAAAACGCGAAACGGCTTTTTTAGATCTTGAGCGATCCTTCTTTTTTCATCGTCTTCAGCTTTTGAATATCGGATTTGCCAAGCCGGTTGTGCGTGCACAAGACGATGCCACGTGGGCAGAGAAATGGGAGATAAAATGGACGCCGACCGTGGAAATAGAGCTAATTGAAGCAATTCTTCAAGGAGAAACGATTGAACTAGCGACAGCGTTTGTATTCAAAGAACGTTTGAAATCCTGTGACGGCGTAGCGGAAGCGGCCGAAATGGTACGCCTTGCGTATCAGTGCGGAATGCCTCAAGTGTTAAAAGAAGCGCACGATGTTCTTCAAGAGCTGGCAACGGATACGGGGAATTTCGTTGATACGTCTCAGGCCATTAGTGATATCGGCTATGTCATACGCTACGGAGATATTCGTCAAGCCGACATTTCTCCACTATATCCGATCATGACGCAGCTATTTCTTCATGCCACATTGTTACTTGTGCCATCTTCAGCGTGTAACAATGAGTTTGCACATGAAATGATGGGTGCCATTCAAAGCGTTCATATGATTGCGCTTGAACAGTTTGAATCGGTTGACGATGAGTTGTGGCATCAAAAGCTAGAAGAAGTGGCAGAGCGAGACAATTTAAATCCATTGCTTTCTGGCTATGCGTGCGCCATTTTGATTGAACGAAATTGGTTAACGGCTGACTGGCTGTCACGTGAAGTGTCAAGAAGACTTTCACCAGGCATTCCTGTTGATCTTGGTACGGGATGGTTTGAAGGACTTTGCATGCGAAACAAATATGCTCTCTTATCACGGACTTTTATATGGGAAGAGATGGATCACTATATTTCATCGCTCGATGAGGATGAATTTCGAAGAGCCATTGTATTCCTACGCCGAGCTTTTATGTTATTTTCAACATCAGATCGAAGCAAAATCGCAGAAATACTCGGTAGCCTTTGGGGAACCGATGAATTACAAACGGCTGAGCATCTTGCTTCACCGTTATCGGAAGAGGAAGAATCAATGCTTGATGATTTAAATGACTTTGACTTTGGAGACTTTTAA
- a CDS encoding NAD-dependent epimerase/dehydratase family protein encodes MNILVTGGAGFIGSHLIERLLYLGHHVIAVDDFSNGKKEYLPSTNVEHFTFVEGDILDRHLLEDLVEECDLIYHLAAVLGVKNTVENPLKVIDGCILGTRNILEVAYQKGIKVVFASTSEIYGKNTKLPFTEDSDRVLGPPQTTRWCYATAKSLDEHLCFAYSALGLPITIVRFFNTYGPRQTSSQYGGVVPKFIVAALRNEDLTVYGDGTQTRCFTFIHDTIHALVNCIDKKANDEVINIGSNEKISIASLAVKIKELADSSSDIVEIPYDIAYGKGFEDMQDREPSLEKAKRLLDYVPSIRMEEGLKETIRWYREQLDP; translated from the coding sequence ATGAACATCCTTGTAACAGGGGGAGCTGGCTTCATCGGCTCCCATTTAATTGAACGTCTTCTCTACCTTGGTCATCATGTCATAGCGGTTGATGACTTTTCAAACGGAAAAAAGGAGTATCTTCCTTCCACAAACGTTGAGCATTTCACGTTTGTGGAGGGTGATATATTAGATCGGCATTTGCTAGAGGATTTAGTAGAAGAATGCGATCTCATTTATCATTTAGCAGCCGTTCTCGGTGTAAAAAATACGGTCGAAAACCCACTCAAGGTCATCGATGGCTGTATTTTAGGAACGAGAAACATTTTGGAAGTTGCTTATCAAAAAGGAATTAAAGTCGTGTTTGCTTCCACGTCTGAGATTTACGGAAAAAACACAAAGCTCCCCTTCACAGAAGACTCAGATCGTGTGTTAGGACCACCGCAGACAACTCGCTGGTGCTATGCGACCGCAAAATCACTGGATGAGCACCTATGCTTTGCTTACAGTGCGCTCGGGCTTCCTATTACCATTGTTCGCTTTTTTAATACGTACGGACCAAGGCAAACGTCCTCTCAGTATGGTGGCGTAGTACCGAAGTTTATCGTTGCGGCGCTTCGGAACGAAGACCTCACTGTATACGGTGACGGTACACAAACGCGTTGTTTTACGTTTATCCATGATACCATTCACGCACTTGTGAACTGTATTGATAAAAAAGCAAATGATGAAGTAATCAACATTGGATCAAATGAAAAGATCTCCATCGCTTCACTCGCTGTTAAAATTAAAGAACTTGCCGATTCTAGTTCAGACATTGTGGAAATCCCCTATGATATCGCTTATGGAAAAGGCTTCGAAGATATGCAGGACCGCGAACCAAGTCTTGAAAAAGCGAAACGATTATTAGACTATGTTCCATCGATCCGCATGGAAGAAGGACTAAAAGAAACGATTAGATGGTACCGAGAACAACTTGATCCATAA
- a CDS encoding HEAT repeat domain-containing protein, translating into MIPVLYELYEETKRLSVAGSDLAAGDPKLRKITAVLTKMGEKAPVFKQLAQMTELLVSDRDESAERLLSLSALLHSVLYTQGTTGDEGEWEDQSEKLTVEADTSLSYRAIEPLLEALTSKGSGRLQVIEQAFQANAYHDLRLVQPLLQAVDDSYPDIADFVAHHMLPTLGESIIPFLVADYNVKGKRTDARRLEVISQILSEKGLAFYREALHEGSFQVKIAAISILADYPDEEDAIMEETKAKKLEVRQAAYEALVKSSSEKAADVILEGLSSKDNDWLIYTVARSKSPTLNEGLFRLVKEAYETYKEGETKESKRHLSLLLYGLKGKEQENMRDLLQEIAEDEQVPAGLARDAATMLLELKDEKNLLFVEQLCAKNQRSALVDLSFQASLHLGRTKEEVFDRYEHYVKKTRRDPVGKVILEELDERVDFVPALKPWDPIYRYYYMENNERNSGLEWDQRWLSLFQSLDEEQLVYRVSRSVEEEGHLQYLLAKVKKNPYFSSQRGVSVILSLIQSNYEHTFDIMKDMLIKTDRYADSVKFHISSIVHNLELFTQLSASYAGELEKVVQAEMKHPKLKDKMLEVVYEMKKREEVQV; encoded by the coding sequence ATGATACCTGTTTTATATGAATTATATGAAGAAACGAAGCGATTATCTGTGGCAGGAAGCGATTTGGCTGCAGGAGATCCAAAATTACGTAAAATTACTGCTGTCCTCACTAAGATGGGTGAGAAGGCTCCAGTCTTTAAGCAATTGGCTCAAATGACGGAATTACTTGTGAGCGATCGTGATGAAAGTGCGGAGCGTCTTTTATCTCTTTCTGCGCTTCTTCATTCGGTACTATATACGCAAGGAACCACGGGGGATGAAGGAGAATGGGAGGACCAATCCGAAAAGCTGACGGTAGAGGCGGATACGTCGTTATCGTATCGTGCAATTGAACCGCTTCTTGAAGCACTAACCTCAAAAGGATCTGGACGCTTACAAGTCATTGAACAGGCGTTTCAAGCAAACGCTTATCACGATTTACGTCTTGTTCAGCCGCTTCTTCAAGCGGTGGATGATTCCTACCCAGATATTGCTGACTTTGTCGCTCATCATATGCTCCCGACATTAGGGGAATCCATCATCCCGTTTTTAGTAGCCGATTATAACGTTAAAGGCAAAAGAACGGATGCAAGACGATTAGAAGTTATAAGTCAGATATTGAGTGAAAAAGGACTAGCATTTTATCGGGAAGCTCTTCATGAAGGATCTTTTCAGGTAAAGATCGCAGCTATCTCCATTTTAGCCGATTATCCAGACGAAGAAGATGCCATTATGGAAGAAACGAAGGCGAAAAAATTAGAAGTGCGTCAAGCGGCATATGAAGCGCTAGTAAAGAGTAGCAGTGAAAAAGCCGCAGACGTCATTTTAGAAGGCTTATCTTCAAAAGATAACGATTGGCTCATCTATACCGTCGCACGGAGTAAATCTCCGACATTAAACGAGGGATTGTTTCGTTTAGTAAAGGAAGCGTATGAAACATACAAAGAGGGAGAAACGAAAGAATCAAAGCGCCATCTGAGTCTTCTTTTGTATGGATTAAAAGGAAAAGAACAAGAGAACATGAGAGATTTACTTCAAGAAATTGCTGAGGATGAACAGGTTCCTGCTGGGTTAGCAAGAGATGCTGCAACGATGCTACTAGAGTTGAAAGACGAAAAAAATCTACTGTTTGTTGAACAGCTCTGTGCCAAAAACCAACGCTCTGCGCTCGTAGACCTTTCGTTTCAAGCATCTTTACACTTAGGGCGCACAAAAGAAGAAGTGTTTGATCGCTATGAGCATTATGTGAAGAAGACGAGAAGAGATCCGGTTGGAAAAGTAATACTAGAAGAATTAGACGAACGTGTCGATTTTGTGCCAGCTTTAAAACCATGGGACCCCATCTATCGCTACTATTATATGGAAAACAACGAACGGAACAGCGGTTTAGAATGGGATCAACGATGGTTATCGCTTTTTCAGTCGCTTGATGAAGAACAGCTTGTTTATCGTGTAAGCCGCTCGGTCGAAGAAGAAGGTCATCTCCAGTATTTGCTTGCAAAGGTAAAGAAAAATCCGTATTTTTCAAGTCAAAGGGGCGTGAGTGTCATCCTTTCTCTTATTCAGTCAAACTATGAACATACATTTGATATAATGAAGGATATGCTCATAAAAACAGACCGGTATGCTGACTCTGTGAAATTTCATATCTCGTCCATTGTTCACAATTTGGAGCTATTCACCCAGCTGTCCGCGTCGTACGCAGGTGAATTAGAAAAAGTCGTGCAAGCAGAAATGAAGCACCCGAAATTAAAAGATAAAATGCTAGAGGTTGTGTATGAAATGAAGAAAAGAGAGGAAGTTCAAGTATGA
- a CDS encoding VWA domain-containing protein produces the protein MSEQMKKWRLILGESAESAFSEQGFTGSSLSVEERLMDEALQALYEGDQQLGRSIKLSKWLGDVRALFPSDIVSVIQQDAIEKRGLTQLLFEPETLKSVTPSIEMVATLMALKGHIPERTKETARELIATVVEEIKSRLENDIQQAVKGALNRKQRTPLGSGAQSIDWKYTIQRNLKNYDRERKVVIPERFYFYERERKSTNWTIILDIDQSGSMADSVIYASIIGSIFASLPALNTHVITFDTEVVDLTEQCQDDPVDMLFGIQLGGGTDINRSLGYCKPLIENPDKTIFILISDLYENGNEAAMMRKMKELKEDGVKVISLLALSDDGVPSYDERNARRLASMGIPCFGCSPQLLPELIEQALKGEDLSQWKSTNNHK, from the coding sequence ATGAGTGAACAAATGAAAAAATGGCGGTTAATTTTAGGTGAATCAGCAGAGAGTGCTTTTAGCGAACAAGGATTTACAGGTTCTTCTCTTTCGGTAGAAGAACGACTGATGGATGAGGCGCTTCAAGCTCTTTATGAAGGTGATCAACAGCTTGGGCGATCGATTAAACTGTCAAAATGGCTAGGAGACGTGCGAGCATTATTCCCATCAGACATTGTCTCAGTCATTCAGCAGGATGCGATTGAAAAAAGAGGGCTCACACAGCTTTTGTTTGAACCTGAAACGTTAAAGAGCGTGACGCCAAGCATCGAAATGGTCGCTACGCTTATGGCACTAAAGGGTCATATCCCTGAGCGAACAAAGGAAACGGCGCGTGAACTGATCGCAACGGTCGTTGAAGAAATAAAGAGTCGGTTAGAAAATGACATCCAGCAAGCGGTAAAAGGCGCCCTAAACCGTAAGCAGCGTACGCCTCTCGGCAGTGGTGCGCAAAGTATTGACTGGAAATATACGATTCAGCGCAATTTAAAAAACTATGATCGTGAACGAAAGGTTGTTATACCAGAACGTTTTTATTTTTATGAGCGGGAGCGGAAATCGACGAATTGGACCATTATTCTTGATATTGATCAAAGTGGATCAATGGCAGATTCCGTCATTTACGCTTCTATTATCGGCTCTATTTTTGCCAGCCTTCCAGCTCTCAATACGCACGTCATCACGTTTGATACGGAAGTAGTTGACCTTACGGAACAATGTCAGGATGATCCTGTGGATATGCTGTTTGGGATTCAGCTCGGCGGTGGAACAGATATTAATCGTTCACTGGGCTACTGTAAGCCGTTAATTGAAAATCCGGATAAAACCATTTTTATTTTGATTTCGGATTTATATGAGAATGGAAACGAAGCTGCCATGATGCGGAAAATGAAAGAGCTGAAGGAAGACGGTGTCAAGGTGATTTCTCTTCTTGCGCTTTCAGATGACGGAGTACCCTCTTACGATGAACGAAACGCGCGAAGACTCGCAAGTATGGGCATTCCTTGTTTCGGCTGTAGTCCACAACTTCTCCCGGAATTGATCGAGCAAGCGCTAAAGGGAGAGGACTTATCGCAATGGAAATCGACAAATAACCACAAATAA
- a CDS encoding DUF1272 domain-containing protein, with protein sequence MALEMKSHCERCERLLHINTEAYICSYECTFCRKCAEELGHCCPSCHFELVRRPKRKRIR encoded by the coding sequence TTGGCGTTAGAAATGAAAAGCCACTGCGAAAGATGTGAACGGCTGTTGCACATTAATACAGAGGCTTATATTTGTAGCTATGAGTGTACGTTTTGTAGAAAGTGTGCAGAAGAATTAGGGCACTGCTGTCCTAGCTGTCACTTTGAGTTAGTAAGAAGGCCAAAGCGTAAAAGAATACGATAG